The following coding sequences lie in one Gadus macrocephalus chromosome 1, ASM3116895v1 genomic window:
- the ptpdc1b gene encoding protein tyrosine phosphatase domain-containing protein 1 isoform X3: MRSGMLLDYVRAPRAKYTMMGEVVRYVIPGPLQCSMGCGGQACKYENPSCWSEEDQAIVGLYSSWVTDDLLAMSRPSTEIIEKYKIIDQFKRNGITTVINLQKPGEHASCGNTLEPDSGFSYRPEVFMANDRVLLACFLAYASRMTADQAIIYVRAKRPNSIQTRGQLQCVRRFVRFLDPLRSVFSCASPRSSPFTLRQFLVRQRHMLHGLERREMRHLPKIIQLVSRLLVDIAENREVIEEDILEAPDINDVEMSLSLMEKMSMEYGPGGRPRLPGPPTLPRHANEPAIFYHRKSLSYSDSDLRRLGPELSLPGQASCSLSTGHLNMACMMQPARLASLGRGQKGSIWEQKNLTTENGSLVLKRKKEVFHRTGSLENDKGSSPIGSLLFRWKREQRAGLKRCPSGDCEESEVPFITLQTELSLEARRLLVAQALAVDLTQDGEDQHRHTVSFWQAELNHGGAWERLCMERDPFILTGLMWAWLEQLKEPAIDRGAAESLDPKNTDSQTVLDTLDQAPRITLVCVLDCMARLLSIPEDLENAFLRRTIKAFTKLEDDSEGKSVYENMAVVLKLVLLDMRLKAIEEDEAANVLLSSK, translated from the exons ATGAGAAGCGGAATGCTGCTGGATTATG TCCGAGCCCCGCGGGCCAAGTACACCATGATGGGGGAAGTGGTTCGCTATGTCATCCCTGGACCCTTGCAGTGTTCTATGGGCTGTGGAGGTCAGGCCTGCAAGTACGAAAACCCGAGTTGCTGGAGTGAGGAAGATCAGGCCATCGTGGGCTTGTATTCCTCATG GGTCACCGATGATCTCCTTGCCATGTCCAGACCCTCAACAGAGATCATAGAAAAGTATAAAATTATAGATCAATTCAAAAG AAATGGCATAACTACAGTGATCAACTTGCAGAAGCCCGGGGAACACGCCAGCTGTGGTAACACCCTTGAGCCCGACAGCGGCTTCTCCTACCGCCCGGAGGTTTTCATGGCCAATGATA GGGTATTGTTAGCTTGTTTCCTGGCCTACGCCTCCAGGATGACGGCGGACCAGGCCATCATCTACGTGCGCGCCAAGCGTCCCAACTCCATCCAGACCAGAGGTCAGCTGCAGTGTGTCCGGAGGTTCGTCAGGTTTCTCGACCCTCTGAGGAGCGTGTTCTCGTGCgcctccccccgctcctccccctTCACCCTGAGGCAGTTCCTGGTCCGCCAGAGACACATGCTGCACGGCCTGGAGCGACGCGAGATGAGACACCTGCCCAAGATCATCCAGCTGGTGTCCCGGCTGCTGGTGGACATCGCCGAGAACCGGGAGGTCATCGAGGAGGACATCCTGGAGGCCCCGGACATCAACGACGTGGAGATGAGCCTCAGCCTCATGGAGAAGATGAGCATGGAGTACGGCCCGGGGGGCCGGCCGCGCCTCCCCGGGCCGCCCACCTTACCCAGGCACGCCAACGAGCCCGCCATCTTCTACCACCGCAAGAGTCTCAGCTACAGCGACTCGGACCTGAGGCGGCTCGGCCCGGAGCTCAGCTTGCCGGGTCAAGCCTCGTGCTCCCTGTCCACGGGTCACCTCAACATGGCCTGCATGATGCAGCCTGCCCGGCTGGCTTCCCTGGGCCGAGGGCAGAAAGGTTCCATTTGGGAGCAGAAGAATCTCACCACCGAGAATGGCTCCCTCGTGCTGAAAAGGAAAAAGGAGGTCTTTCATCGCACGGGGTCCTTGGAAAACGACAAGGGATCGTCCCCCATCGGCAGCTTGTTGTTCAGGTGGAAGAGGGAGCAGAGGGCCGGGTTGAAGCGGTGCCCTTCTGGAGATTGCGAGGAGTCGGAGGTCCCCTTCATCACACTGCAGACAGAGCTCTCTTTGGAAGCTAGGAGGCTACTGGTGGCCCAGGCACTGGCTGTGGATCTGACCCAGGATGGTGAAGACCAACACCGGCACACAGTCTCTTTCTGGCAG GCAGAGCTGAACCACGGCGGGGCCTGGGAGAGGCTGTGTATGGAGAGGGATCCATTCATCTTGACCGGACTGATGTGGGCTTGGCTGGAACAGCTCAAAGAGCCCGCTATCGACCGCGGGGCTGCCGAGAGCCTGGACCCCAAAAACACAGACTCCCAGACCGTACTGGATACGCTGGACCAG GCTCCCAGAATcacattggtgtgtgtgctcgACTGCATGGCCCGTTTGTTGTCGATACCAGAGGACCTGGAGAACGCCTTCCTGCGACGCACCATCAAGGCTTTCACAAAG CTGGAAGACGACTCAGAAGGAAAGAGCGTGTAC
- the ptpdc1b gene encoding protein tyrosine phosphatase domain-containing protein 1 isoform X2, translating to MRSGMLLDYVRAPRAKYTMMGEVVRYVIPGPLQCSMGCGGQACKYENPSCWSEEDQAIVGLYSSWVTDDLLAMSRPSTEIIEKYKIIDQFKRNGITTVINLQKPGEHASCGNTLEPDSGFSYRPEVFMANDNYGVSNNANILDMMKVMVFAMQEGKIAVHCHAGLGRTGVLLACFLAYASRMTADQAIIYVRAKRPNSIQTRGQLQCVRRFVRFLDPLRSVFSCASPRSSPFTLRQFLVRQRHMLHGLERREMRHLPKIIQLVSRLLVDIAENREVIEEDILEAPDINDVEMSLSLMEKMSMEYGPGGRPRLPGPPTLPRHANEPAIFYHRKSLSYSDSDLRRLGPELSLPGQASCSLSTGHLNMACMMQPARLASLGRGQKGSIWEQKNLTTENGSLVLKRKKEVFHRTGSLENDKGSSPIGSLLFRWKREQRAGLKRCPSGDCEESEVPFITLQTELSLEARRLLVAQALAVDLTQDGEDQHRHTVSFWQAELNHGGAWERLCMERDPFILTGLMWAWLEQLKEPAIDRGAAESLDPKNTDSQTVLDTLDQAPRITLVCVLDCMARLLSIPEDLENAFLRRTIKAFTKLEDDSEGKSVYENMAVVLKLVLLDMRLKAIEEDEAANVLLSSK from the exons ATGAGAAGCGGAATGCTGCTGGATTATG TCCGAGCCCCGCGGGCCAAGTACACCATGATGGGGGAAGTGGTTCGCTATGTCATCCCTGGACCCTTGCAGTGTTCTATGGGCTGTGGAGGTCAGGCCTGCAAGTACGAAAACCCGAGTTGCTGGAGTGAGGAAGATCAGGCCATCGTGGGCTTGTATTCCTCATG GGTCACCGATGATCTCCTTGCCATGTCCAGACCCTCAACAGAGATCATAGAAAAGTATAAAATTATAGATCAATTCAAAAG AAATGGCATAACTACAGTGATCAACTTGCAGAAGCCCGGGGAACACGCCAGCTGTGGTAACACCCTTGAGCCCGACAGCGGCTTCTCCTACCGCCCGGAGGTTTTCATGGCCAATGATA ACTATGGTGTGTCCAACAACGCAAACATACTTGACATGATGAAAGTCATGGTGTTTGCGATGCAGGAGGGGAAAATAGCAGTCCACTGCCACGCTGGTCTAGGAAGAACAG GGGTATTGTTAGCTTGTTTCCTGGCCTACGCCTCCAGGATGACGGCGGACCAGGCCATCATCTACGTGCGCGCCAAGCGTCCCAACTCCATCCAGACCAGAGGTCAGCTGCAGTGTGTCCGGAGGTTCGTCAGGTTTCTCGACCCTCTGAGGAGCGTGTTCTCGTGCgcctccccccgctcctccccctTCACCCTGAGGCAGTTCCTGGTCCGCCAGAGACACATGCTGCACGGCCTGGAGCGACGCGAGATGAGACACCTGCCCAAGATCATCCAGCTGGTGTCCCGGCTGCTGGTGGACATCGCCGAGAACCGGGAGGTCATCGAGGAGGACATCCTGGAGGCCCCGGACATCAACGACGTGGAGATGAGCCTCAGCCTCATGGAGAAGATGAGCATGGAGTACGGCCCGGGGGGCCGGCCGCGCCTCCCCGGGCCGCCCACCTTACCCAGGCACGCCAACGAGCCCGCCATCTTCTACCACCGCAAGAGTCTCAGCTACAGCGACTCGGACCTGAGGCGGCTCGGCCCGGAGCTCAGCTTGCCGGGTCAAGCCTCGTGCTCCCTGTCCACGGGTCACCTCAACATGGCCTGCATGATGCAGCCTGCCCGGCTGGCTTCCCTGGGCCGAGGGCAGAAAGGTTCCATTTGGGAGCAGAAGAATCTCACCACCGAGAATGGCTCCCTCGTGCTGAAAAGGAAAAAGGAGGTCTTTCATCGCACGGGGTCCTTGGAAAACGACAAGGGATCGTCCCCCATCGGCAGCTTGTTGTTCAGGTGGAAGAGGGAGCAGAGGGCCGGGTTGAAGCGGTGCCCTTCTGGAGATTGCGAGGAGTCGGAGGTCCCCTTCATCACACTGCAGACAGAGCTCTCTTTGGAAGCTAGGAGGCTACTGGTGGCCCAGGCACTGGCTGTGGATCTGACCCAGGATGGTGAAGACCAACACCGGCACACAGTCTCTTTCTGGCAG GCAGAGCTGAACCACGGCGGGGCCTGGGAGAGGCTGTGTATGGAGAGGGATCCATTCATCTTGACCGGACTGATGTGGGCTTGGCTGGAACAGCTCAAAGAGCCCGCTATCGACCGCGGGGCTGCCGAGAGCCTGGACCCCAAAAACACAGACTCCCAGACCGTACTGGATACGCTGGACCAG GCTCCCAGAATcacattggtgtgtgtgctcgACTGCATGGCCCGTTTGTTGTCGATACCAGAGGACCTGGAGAACGCCTTCCTGCGACGCACCATCAAGGCTTTCACAAAG CTGGAAGACGACTCAGAAGGAAAGAGCGTGTAC
- the ptpdc1b gene encoding protein tyrosine phosphatase domain-containing protein 1 isoform X1, whose protein sequence is MRSGMLLDYVRAPRAKYTMMGEVVRYVIPGPLQCSMGCGGQACKYENPSCWSEEDQAIVGLYSSWVTDDLLAMSRPSTEIIEKYKIIDQFKRNGITTVINLQKPGEHASCGNTLEPDSGFSYRPEVFMANDIYFYNFGWEDYGVSNNANILDMMKVMVFAMQEGKIAVHCHAGLGRTGVLLACFLAYASRMTADQAIIYVRAKRPNSIQTRGQLQCVRRFVRFLDPLRSVFSCASPRSSPFTLRQFLVRQRHMLHGLERREMRHLPKIIQLVSRLLVDIAENREVIEEDILEAPDINDVEMSLSLMEKMSMEYGPGGRPRLPGPPTLPRHANEPAIFYHRKSLSYSDSDLRRLGPELSLPGQASCSLSTGHLNMACMMQPARLASLGRGQKGSIWEQKNLTTENGSLVLKRKKEVFHRTGSLENDKGSSPIGSLLFRWKREQRAGLKRCPSGDCEESEVPFITLQTELSLEARRLLVAQALAVDLTQDGEDQHRHTVSFWQAELNHGGAWERLCMERDPFILTGLMWAWLEQLKEPAIDRGAAESLDPKNTDSQTVLDTLDQAPRITLVCVLDCMARLLSIPEDLENAFLRRTIKAFTKLEDDSEGKSVYENMAVVLKLVLLDMRLKAIEEDEAANVLLSSK, encoded by the exons ATGAGAAGCGGAATGCTGCTGGATTATG TCCGAGCCCCGCGGGCCAAGTACACCATGATGGGGGAAGTGGTTCGCTATGTCATCCCTGGACCCTTGCAGTGTTCTATGGGCTGTGGAGGTCAGGCCTGCAAGTACGAAAACCCGAGTTGCTGGAGTGAGGAAGATCAGGCCATCGTGGGCTTGTATTCCTCATG GGTCACCGATGATCTCCTTGCCATGTCCAGACCCTCAACAGAGATCATAGAAAAGTATAAAATTATAGATCAATTCAAAAG AAATGGCATAACTACAGTGATCAACTTGCAGAAGCCCGGGGAACACGCCAGCTGTGGTAACACCCTTGAGCCCGACAGCGGCTTCTCCTACCGCCCGGAGGTTTTCATGGCCAATGATA TATATTTTTACAATTTTGGCTGGGAAGACTATGGTGTGTCCAACAACGCAAACATACTTGACATGATGAAAGTCATGGTGTTTGCGATGCAGGAGGGGAAAATAGCAGTCCACTGCCACGCTGGTCTAGGAAGAACAG GGGTATTGTTAGCTTGTTTCCTGGCCTACGCCTCCAGGATGACGGCGGACCAGGCCATCATCTACGTGCGCGCCAAGCGTCCCAACTCCATCCAGACCAGAGGTCAGCTGCAGTGTGTCCGGAGGTTCGTCAGGTTTCTCGACCCTCTGAGGAGCGTGTTCTCGTGCgcctccccccgctcctccccctTCACCCTGAGGCAGTTCCTGGTCCGCCAGAGACACATGCTGCACGGCCTGGAGCGACGCGAGATGAGACACCTGCCCAAGATCATCCAGCTGGTGTCCCGGCTGCTGGTGGACATCGCCGAGAACCGGGAGGTCATCGAGGAGGACATCCTGGAGGCCCCGGACATCAACGACGTGGAGATGAGCCTCAGCCTCATGGAGAAGATGAGCATGGAGTACGGCCCGGGGGGCCGGCCGCGCCTCCCCGGGCCGCCCACCTTACCCAGGCACGCCAACGAGCCCGCCATCTTCTACCACCGCAAGAGTCTCAGCTACAGCGACTCGGACCTGAGGCGGCTCGGCCCGGAGCTCAGCTTGCCGGGTCAAGCCTCGTGCTCCCTGTCCACGGGTCACCTCAACATGGCCTGCATGATGCAGCCTGCCCGGCTGGCTTCCCTGGGCCGAGGGCAGAAAGGTTCCATTTGGGAGCAGAAGAATCTCACCACCGAGAATGGCTCCCTCGTGCTGAAAAGGAAAAAGGAGGTCTTTCATCGCACGGGGTCCTTGGAAAACGACAAGGGATCGTCCCCCATCGGCAGCTTGTTGTTCAGGTGGAAGAGGGAGCAGAGGGCCGGGTTGAAGCGGTGCCCTTCTGGAGATTGCGAGGAGTCGGAGGTCCCCTTCATCACACTGCAGACAGAGCTCTCTTTGGAAGCTAGGAGGCTACTGGTGGCCCAGGCACTGGCTGTGGATCTGACCCAGGATGGTGAAGACCAACACCGGCACACAGTCTCTTTCTGGCAG GCAGAGCTGAACCACGGCGGGGCCTGGGAGAGGCTGTGTATGGAGAGGGATCCATTCATCTTGACCGGACTGATGTGGGCTTGGCTGGAACAGCTCAAAGAGCCCGCTATCGACCGCGGGGCTGCCGAGAGCCTGGACCCCAAAAACACAGACTCCCAGACCGTACTGGATACGCTGGACCAG GCTCCCAGAATcacattggtgtgtgtgctcgACTGCATGGCCCGTTTGTTGTCGATACCAGAGGACCTGGAGAACGCCTTCCTGCGACGCACCATCAAGGCTTTCACAAAG CTGGAAGACGACTCAGAAGGAAAGAGCGTGTAC